One window from the genome of Nicotiana tomentosiformis chromosome 5, ASM39032v3, whole genome shotgun sequence encodes:
- the LOC104087018 gene encoding protein JAZ7-like isoform X2: protein MDSRIEIDFMDLNTRPQSEMAKQHTKGMKWPFSSIANLATQAESRVFQNYNSSPIIYSNSKSSSLKNYKFTTKDSRKNSDHLRKPESTLTIFYMGEVHIFQDITPEKAELIMDLASKSTTLHMNEILEKANKEKYEENKSEPSTPNTSTNYAKGALAMARKATLARFLEKRKHRLITARPYQHGEKTPKFPFEMHQEEETASSSVHWES, encoded by the exons ATGGATTCAAGAATTGAGATAGATTTCATGGACCTCAACACCAGACCACAATCAGAAATGGCGAAGCAACACACCAAAGG GATGAAGTGGCCATTTTCATCTATTGCTAACTTAGCTACTCAAGCTGAAAGCCGAGTTTTTCAG AATTACAACTCCTCCCCAATAATTTACAGTAATTCAAAAAGTTCATCCCTAAAGAATTACAAATTCACCACAAAAGATTCCAG GAAAAATTCTGACCACTTGAGGAAACCTGAGTCAACGTTGACCATATTCTACATGGGTGAGGTCCATATTTTTCAGGATATCACACCAGAAAAG GCTGAACTAATAATGGACTTGGCTTCTAAATCAACGACTCTCCACATGAATGAGATTTTAGAAAAggcaaataaagaaaaatatgaagaaaataaaTCTGAGCCTTCAACACCAAATACATCCACAAATTATGCTAAAGGAG CACTGGCTATGGCTCGTAAAGCAACCCTTGCCCGATTTTTGGAGAAGAGAAAGCATAG ATTGATCACAGCTAGGCCATACCAACATGGTGAAAAAACACCAAAGTTTCCTTTTGAAATGCACCAAGAAGAAGAAACGGCGTCGTCAAGCGTTCATTGGGAAAGCTAA
- the LOC104087018 gene encoding protein JAZ7-like isoform X1: MDSRIEIDFMDLNTRPQSEMAKQHTKASGMKWPFSSIANLATQAESRVFQNYNSSPIIYSNSKSSSLKNYKFTTKDSRKNSDHLRKPESTLTIFYMGEVHIFQDITPEKAELIMDLASKSTTLHMNEILEKANKEKYEENKSEPSTPNTSTNYAKGALAMARKATLARFLEKRKHRLITARPYQHGEKTPKFPFEMHQEEETASSSVHWES, from the exons ATGGATTCAAGAATTGAGATAGATTTCATGGACCTCAACACCAGACCACAATCAGAAATGGCGAAGCAACACACCAAAG CTTCTGGGATGAAGTGGCCATTTTCATCTATTGCTAACTTAGCTACTCAAGCTGAAAGCCGAGTTTTTCAG AATTACAACTCCTCCCCAATAATTTACAGTAATTCAAAAAGTTCATCCCTAAAGAATTACAAATTCACCACAAAAGATTCCAG GAAAAATTCTGACCACTTGAGGAAACCTGAGTCAACGTTGACCATATTCTACATGGGTGAGGTCCATATTTTTCAGGATATCACACCAGAAAAG GCTGAACTAATAATGGACTTGGCTTCTAAATCAACGACTCTCCACATGAATGAGATTTTAGAAAAggcaaataaagaaaaatatgaagaaaataaaTCTGAGCCTTCAACACCAAATACATCCACAAATTATGCTAAAGGAG CACTGGCTATGGCTCGTAAAGCAACCCTTGCCCGATTTTTGGAGAAGAGAAAGCATAG ATTGATCACAGCTAGGCCATACCAACATGGTGAAAAAACACCAAAGTTTCCTTTTGAAATGCACCAAGAAGAAGAAACGGCGTCGTCAAGCGTTCATTGGGAAAGCTAA